The DNA region GTGCATCTCGGCAAAGCCATCGCCGCCCAGATGCCCCTCAGCCCGGGGTCTGAGATCCGTCTGGTTGGCAGCACCCCAACCTATCTCCCGATCTGCCTGCCCGTTCCCCCCGCGGCGACCGGGTCCGAGATGAGTGAGGCAGACCTCCTGGCCGTCGCCGGCGGTGACTACTCCGTCACCCAGACCAATACGGTTCAAACGGCGGAGGCGCAGACCACGGCAGTTCAGACGGCGGAGGCGGCGACCACCGCTGCTGCTGCCGCCGAAGCCGTGGCGGTTGCCGTCGCGGCTGTCGTCGTCTGATCCGTGCCTGACGTCCGTCTGGTCTCGATGCCCCTGGCCGCCGTGGAGCGTCCCTCCATCGGCCTGAGCCTCCTGGCCGCCGCCCTCCGCGGCGCGGGCATCGAGACCGACGTGATGTACGCCAACCTCGCGTTCACCGAACGCGCAGGGCTCGATCTGGTCACACTTCTCGGGCGTCTGCGCGATGATCGCATGGTCGGTGAGTGGCTCTTCTCGCGCGCAGCGTTTCCCGACTTCTTCGCCGACGACCAGCGCTACTTCGCGCTCATCGATCTCTCGCTGGCCGAGGCTCTCGCAGGGTCACGCGAGCGATTGCTCGATATGTTCGAACAGGCCCGCGCGCGGGCGACAGCATTCGTCGATGAGGTGGCACGCCGCATCGTTGACGAACGACCGCGCATCGTGGGCGTCACCAGCATGTTCGCGCAGCGCTGCGCCTCCATCGCGTTGCTGCGCCGCATCCACGAGCTCGACCCCCGGATCATCACGATGATGGGCGGAGCCAACTGCGAGGGCGCAATGGGCAGAGCCCACTTCAAAGCCTTTCCCTACATCGACTACGTGGTCTGCGGAGAAGCCGACGGGCTCATCGTCAACGTGGTCTCTGACGCCCTGCGATGGGGTCGCGACGTGGAGGCCTCCCGACTTCCTCTCGGCGTGTACGGCCCCGCACACAGACGCTCGAGCGATCAGAGCGCCACGTCAGGCGCCACGCCTCATCGCCCCCTGGTTCACACCCTCGACGCCCTGCCCACACCGGAATACAACGATTACTTCGATGCCATCGAGGCCAGCCCGATGAGAGACCGTATCCGACCGGGTCTGCTGGCAGAGACCTCGCGCGGATGCTGGTGGGGCGAGAAGCACCACTGCACCTTCTGTGGCCTCAACGGCACCGGTATGACCTATCGGGTCAAGTCGGCGCCCCGCGTGCTCGAAGAGCTGAAGACCCTCACCGATCGATACGGCTTGCGCAATCTCGAGCTCGTCGACAACATCCTCGCCATGCCGTTCTTCGACACCCTCCTGCCCGCGCTGGCCGATGTCGCGCCGCCCTACGTGCTGTTTGCCGAGACCAAGTCGAACCTGCGCCGCCACCACCTCGAGCGGCTGGCGGCTGCCGGCATTCGCTGGATACAGCCCGGCGTCGAGAGCCTGCATGACGAGGTTCTGCGCCTCATGGACAAGGGCTGCACCGGCCTGATCAACGTGCAGCTGATGAAGTGGGCGCGCGAGTTCGGCGTTCACCTCACCTGGTTCTATCTCTATGGCTTTCCAGGTGAACGTGAGGAATGGTATTCCGAGGTTGCTGCGTGGCTCCCCCGCATCACCCACCTGCAACCCCCGGGTGGCATGACCCCCGTGCGCTTCGACCGCTTCAGCCCCTACCACACGCGATCCGCGCACTATGGCCTCGATCTTGTTCCCAATCGCGCCCACGCATTCATCTTTCCCCTCGAACCCGACCTGATGCGCGACTTTGCGTATTTCTTCGAATCGGCCGAGCAGGTGCGAGAAGACGCGCCGGGTGACTGGCCCCCAGGCAAGAAGGGTCCTGGGTACGGCTTGATGCAGCAAGCGATCACGCATTGGCATGAACGCTTCTGGCACGGGCTCCCCGACGTGCTTCACATGGCCGATGACGGATCACGCCTGAGCATCATCGACACGCGCGCCGTGGCCACCGCGCGGCGCCACACTCTCGAAGGGCTGTCGCGCGAGGTCTACCTGGCCTGCGACCAGCCGCAGACCCTGCGCACCTGCGCTGCCACCGTGAGTGCCTCCGAACAAGACGTCGCCGCAATCTGGAGCACGCTCGATGCCCGTCACCTCATCTTGCGACAAGGCGATCGCGTACTGTCACTGGCCGTGCGCGGTGAGCTGCCGACCCTGCCGCGACGCGACCAGTTCCCCGGAGGAACCGTTCACTCTTCTGCCGCACCTGGCGGATCTGCCGCCCAAGAAATCGTTCGCCCGCGCGAGCGAGAGAAAGTGAGCCCCTGACGATGACTGACACCATAGAGACATTTCCGCTGCTGGGCCGCGATCCGGTCGATGAAGCCTACATCGAAGACGTGGCGCAGACCAAGCGCTTCCTCGAGCACTGGTCGGCCTTCCCCGATTTTCGTGAGCGGTTGCCCCATGACACCTATGGCGTGACGGCTGAGGCGGGGCTGAAAGCCGATCCCGAGGTCATTCGCCCGAGCTGGGACGCTGCGTTCAAAGGAACGGAGATCTCGCCGTCTGTGCTGCGCTACCGGGCGTTCCTGCGCGAGAAGCTGCAGATGCGTCCACAGTATCGCGCCAGCACGTCGCACAACGAAGCCTTCAATGCCTGGCGGCAGCGCCAGATCAATCGCACCTTCGGTGAGCTCGGCATCGCAAAAGCCGACGGCATCGTGCACGCGGGAGCCGCCTTCGAGCTGTGCCGAGGGTGCTCGGTGGGGTGCTGGTTCTGCGGAATCGGCGCCAAGAAGCTGGTCGAGGTCTGGCCCTACTCCGACGAGAATGCGGCGCTCTGGCGCGGCACCCTGCAGGCGCTGCATGATCTCATCGGACAGCCGGCGAAGCAGGGGTTCTGCTACTGGGCCACCGACCCCCTCGACAACCCGGACTACGAGAAGTTCATCTGCGACTTCCACGACATCATGGGGCGCTGGCCCCAGACCACGACGGCCCAGCCCATGCGCGATCCGGAGCGCATACGCGCCCTCCTCGCCCTGTCTCGCTCGCGTGGGGGTCAGGTCGAGCGCTTCTCGGTGCTCACGAAAGGCACCCTGCGCAAGGTGTTCGAGACCTACACCCCGAGCGAGCTGGTGCGCGTCGAGCTCGTGCTGCAGATGGAGGGCAACACCACCTCCAAGGCCTTCGCCGGGAAAGCACGAGAGAACACGAACCGCTTCGAGAAAGAGGTCGCCCCCCCAGCGTCATTGCCGGGCACGGGCTCGACCATTGCGTGCGTGTCGGGCTTCCTCGTGCGCATGCCCGAGCATCTCATCGAGCTCATCAGCCCGTGCCCGGCAAACGAGCGCTGGCCCTTGGGCTACCGCGTCCACGACCGACGCACCTTCGCATCGATAGAAGAGCTGCGCTCCCACATCAGCGACATGACCTCAGAGACCGCCATGCCACGCACCGTGGGAGCGCGTGCAACCGTGCGATGGCGGCGCGATCTGCGCTTCAGCGCCACCGACGACGGGTTTGTGGTCGAGAACGCCGCGCTGCGCCACGCGTTCAACAACAGCACGTACCCAGCCATGGGTGAGCTCGGTGCCCTGCTCGTAGAGGGAATGCCTGCAGGCGACCTGGCGCTGCGTCTCGCCGACACCACCAGCACACCCCTCGAAGAGACCTTCCACGTCCTGAACCGCTTCTATGGGGGTGGCCTCTTCGATGACGAGCCTGCACTCACGCAGCGTCTCGAAGACGATGAAGTGCCGGCAGAGCCCGCGCCCAACCGAATGGAAGCCGCCGCCCATGCCTGATGTCGTTCTGGTGCAGATGCCGTTCTCGGCCATCGAACACCCGTCCATCGCTCTGGGCATTCTCACCGCGACCCTCAGGCAGAGCGGAATGACGGTCAAATCGCTGTTTCCCAACCTCGACTTCTGCGCGCAGGTGGGTTTCAAGCGGTATCGATTGCTCGACTTCACACGCACCGATCACCTGGTGGGGGAATGGGTCTTCGCCGGGGCCGCGTTCCCAGAGCATGAGCCCGACCACGAGGCCTATCTCAACGAGATGCTCAAGTTCTCCCTCCCCTACATCGGGGGCACAGCCGATGCCCTGCGTGAGATATTCTGGGCGCTGCGCAGAGAGGCCACGACCTTTGTCGAAGAAACCGCAAAGCGCATCATCGCGATGCGCCCGCGCATCGTCGGCGCCAGCTCGGTGTTTCAGCAGCACTGCGCGTCGCTGGGGGTCATGCGACGGATTCGCGAGCTCGACCCCTCCATCGTCACGCTGCTCGGAGGGGCCAACTGCGAAGCGGAGATTGGCGTCACGACAAGGCGCAACTTTCCCTGGGTCGACTTCGTCGTGAGCGGCGAGGCCGACGAGATCTTCGCTCCTCTCTGCCGCGCCATTCTTGACCACGGACGGCGCATTCCCACCGATCAGCTGCCGCGTGGCGTAATCAGCGGCGACCCGGCCACCTGGACACAGCCCACCGATGGCGCTGCCCCTCGGGCACGGGTCATGGTTCTCGACAAGATTCCCACGCCGGACTACGATGACTGGTTCGAAGCGCTGGCCAACAGCCCCGTGAGCGAGCACGTGGTTCCCGGCCTGCTGGTGGAGACCTCTCGCGGATGCTGGTGGGGGGCGAAGCATCACTGCACCTTCTGCGGTCTCAACGGCATCGGCATCAACTATCGCGCCAAATCGGCACCGCGAGTGCTCGAAGAGTTCGCCGCCCTCGCCGATCGCTACCGCCTCCCCCGCCTCGAGGTCGTCGACAACATCCTCGACAACGGTCACATGAAGACGGTAATTCCCGCGCTGGCCGCGCAGGGAACGCCCTACACGCTCTTCTACGAGACCAAGTCGAATCTCAAGCGCGACCAGGTGCGCGCCCTCGCTGAGGCTGGCGTGCTGTGGATTCAGCCCGGCATCGAGAGCCTCAACGATGACGTGCTCAAGCTCATGGACAAGGGAACCGACGCCCTGTCGAACATCGAGCTGCTCAAGTGGGGGCGTGAGTTCGGCGTGCGCATCATCTGGAACCTCCTGCTGAACTTCCCCGGCGAGAAAGACGCCTGGTATGCCGAGATGACCACCTGGCTCCCGCGCATCGCCCACCTGCAGCCCCCCGTGAGCGTCTCGAACGTGCGCTACGATCGGTTCAGTCCGTATCAAGAGAGGCCCCAGCAGTACGGTATCGAGATCCAGGCCGCCCAGGCCTATGCCAGCGTCTACCCACTTCCACCCGAAGAGATCGCCCAGCTGGCCTACTTCTTCGAAGATGTGCCCGAACAGGCCACCCGCGAAGACCGCATACAGAACTCGCTAGGTCGATACGCGCTGCGCAACGCCATCGATGTGTGGATCAAGCACTTCTTCGGCGGGGGACAGCTCACACTGCTCTCGGTCTCCGACGACGGAGAGACGCTGAGATTCATCGACACCCGACCCGTCGCATCCCAGCGACGCGTCGAGATCAGCGGGCTGGCCCGATTGGCGTACCTGGCCTGCGAGACCGCCCAGACCTCGGCGTCCGCGCTGGCACGCGTGCGCAAGACCCTGCCGGACGCAACCGATGCAGAGGTCACTGCGGCCCTCGAGGCACTCGATAAGAGCGCGCTCGTGCTTCGGCTGAACAACCGCTACCTCGCCCTGGGCGTTCACGGAAACATCCCATCGCTGCCCCCCAAGTCAGCGTTTCCAGGGGGGGTGCCGTGGGTCGATGCGGAGACGGTGGCCCGCATGGGACCGCGCCCGCTGTGGCCACCGCCGAGCGACACCCCGTGCACACCGCCTCCTTCCACGCCCCGGCGTGAGGTCGGCGTCTGAGCAGACAGGTGAACACGCCATGAGCCGCTCTGAGCTCTCGACCGCCCCCAGCCCGTCAGGCGACATCCGGCTCTCCACCTCGGAGACCGCACAAGACGTGCACCCGCTCTTCCATCGAGAGAGTGCGCCCCCAGACCCTGATTATGCCCGCGAGGTCGCGCACGCCAAGCGCTTCTGCGAGCGTCACCACGGCGATGCCGCGTTCCGCGCGGCGGTGAGACGAGATGCGCAGGCCGCAATCGACGCGGCGGGCATTGCGGGAACCGCGGACGACTACCGACCGCTGTTCGACCCGGTGGCGTGGCGACGGCATCTGGCGAACCCCGGGGCGTCGCCTCGCGCCGTGAGACGTCTGCTCGCGTTCAACGCCGAGAAGGCCACCTGGCGCTCGCGCCTGCGCAACGAGCTTCGCGTCGATCATCCCGGTCTGCACGCGTGGCGACGGCGCCAGATCTTGCGATGCTTCGGGCAGCTCCCCACAGAGAATGCCGAGTACATCGTGCACGCCCCCGTGAGCTTCGAGCTGTGCCGCGGCTGCTCTGTGGGATGCTGGTTCTGCGGCATCTCAGCGGGGCGGCTGTCTGCGGTGTGGCGCTATGAAGCGCACCGCGAAGCGTGGCGCAACGTGCTCGAGGTCGTGCGCGAAGTGGTGGGCGACGCAGGGCGCCTCGGCTTCTGCTACTGGGGCACCGACCCGTTCGACAACCCCGACTATGAGCAGTTCTGCCGCGACCACCACGAGATTCTCGGCGCCTTCCCCCACACCACCACAGCCATGGCCGACCGCGACCTCACGCGCGCGCGGCAGCTGCTCGAACTGTCGCAGGCCCACGGCTGCAAGCTCAACCGCTTCTCGGTGCTCTCGCTGGGCGCGCTCAATCGCATCCATGCCGCATTCACCGCCGAGGAGATGCTCTACGTCGATCTTGCGCTTCAGCACGCCCAATCACAGGGCGCAAAGACGCGCGCGGGAAAGGTGCTGGCACGCGCGCGACGCGCCGAAGAGATTCTCGCCGAAGACGCCGGTGAGACCGTCGAGGTCTCGACCCGCGAGCGCTCGGGGCGATCGACCCTGCCCACGTCGCAGGCTTCGACCATCGCCTGCGTGTCCGGCTTCCAGCTCAACCTCGTCGACCGACGGGTGCGCCTCATCAGCCCCTGCCCCGCGAGCGAGCGCTGGCCGGACGGCTACCGCGTGCACGCCGAGGCGCACTACGAGAGCCCGGACGACCTCCGACAGGTCTTGAAGCAGATGACCTCGCCCGAGACGCTGCAGACCTTTCTGAGCGCGCGGAGCACGGTGAAGCTGCGTGAAGACGTGAAGGCCATCATGCAGGGCGATGACCTGCTGCTGCAGGGCCCGTTTCGCACCATTGCCCTTCCCGTGAGCCGTCACCCCTACGCGAGCGCACTGGCCCCCCTGCTCACGCAAGATGCAACCGTGGAGGCCGTGGCCCTCACCCTCGAAAGAGAGGTGGGCGCCTCCCTCGATCGCGTGTTCGAAGTGCTCAACAGCCTTCACGCGCTCGGACTTCTCGATGACGAGCCCAGCGATGCGTGCGAGACGAACACGACCATCTCGTCAGCGACGCGCGAGGCTGCGATTTGAGCA from Pseudomonadota bacterium includes:
- a CDS encoding radical SAM family RiPP maturation amino acid epimerase: MTDTIETFPLLGRDPVDEAYIEDVAQTKRFLEHWSAFPDFRERLPHDTYGVTAEAGLKADPEVIRPSWDAAFKGTEISPSVLRYRAFLREKLQMRPQYRASTSHNEAFNAWRQRQINRTFGELGIAKADGIVHAGAAFELCRGCSVGCWFCGIGAKKLVEVWPYSDENAALWRGTLQALHDLIGQPAKQGFCYWATDPLDNPDYEKFICDFHDIMGRWPQTTTAQPMRDPERIRALLALSRSRGGQVERFSVLTKGTLRKVFETYTPSELVRVELVLQMEGNTTSKAFAGKARENTNRFEKEVAPPASLPGTGSTIACVSGFLVRMPEHLIELISPCPANERWPLGYRVHDRRTFASIEELRSHISDMTSETAMPRTVGARATVRWRRDLRFSATDDGFVVENAALRHAFNNSTYPAMGELGALLVEGMPAGDLALRLADTTSTPLEETFHVLNRFYGGGLFDDEPALTQRLEDDEVPAEPAPNRMEAAAHA
- a CDS encoding radical SAM family RiPP maturation amino acid epimerase — encoded protein: MRRRWPAWDRARCGHRRATPRAHRLLPRPGVRSASEQTGEHAMSRSELSTAPSPSGDIRLSTSETAQDVHPLFHRESAPPDPDYAREVAHAKRFCERHHGDAAFRAAVRRDAQAAIDAAGIAGTADDYRPLFDPVAWRRHLANPGASPRAVRRLLAFNAEKATWRSRLRNELRVDHPGLHAWRRRQILRCFGQLPTENAEYIVHAPVSFELCRGCSVGCWFCGISAGRLSAVWRYEAHREAWRNVLEVVREVVGDAGRLGFCYWGTDPFDNPDYEQFCRDHHEILGAFPHTTTAMADRDLTRARQLLELSQAHGCKLNRFSVLSLGALNRIHAAFTAEEMLYVDLALQHAQSQGAKTRAGKVLARARRAEEILAEDAGETVEVSTRERSGRSTLPTSQASTIACVSGFQLNLVDRRVRLISPCPASERWPDGYRVHAEAHYESPDDLRQVLKQMTSPETLQTFLSARSTVKLREDVKAIMQGDDLLLQGPFRTIALPVSRHPYASALAPLLTQDATVEAVALTLEREVGASLDRVFEVLNSLHALGLLDDEPSDACETNTTISSATREAAI
- a CDS encoding RiPP maturation radical SAM protein 1, encoding MGVASSMTSLHSRSVSKTMKCRQSPRPTEWKPPPMPDVVLVQMPFSAIEHPSIALGILTATLRQSGMTVKSLFPNLDFCAQVGFKRYRLLDFTRTDHLVGEWVFAGAAFPEHEPDHEAYLNEMLKFSLPYIGGTADALREIFWALRREATTFVEETAKRIIAMRPRIVGASSVFQQHCASLGVMRRIRELDPSIVTLLGGANCEAEIGVTTRRNFPWVDFVVSGEADEIFAPLCRAILDHGRRIPTDQLPRGVISGDPATWTQPTDGAAPRARVMVLDKIPTPDYDDWFEALANSPVSEHVVPGLLVETSRGCWWGAKHHCTFCGLNGIGINYRAKSAPRVLEEFAALADRYRLPRLEVVDNILDNGHMKTVIPALAAQGTPYTLFYETKSNLKRDQVRALAEAGVLWIQPGIESLNDDVLKLMDKGTDALSNIELLKWGREFGVRIIWNLLLNFPGEKDAWYAEMTTWLPRIAHLQPPVSVSNVRYDRFSPYQERPQQYGIEIQAAQAYASVYPLPPEEIAQLAYFFEDVPEQATREDRIQNSLGRYALRNAIDVWIKHFFGGGQLTLLSVSDDGETLRFIDTRPVASQRRVEISGLARLAYLACETAQTSASALARVRKTLPDATDAEVTAALEALDKSALVLRLNNRYLALGVHGNIPSLPPKSAFPGGVPWVDAETVARMGPRPLWPPPSDTPCTPPPSTPRREVGV
- a CDS encoding RiPP maturation radical SAM protein 1; the protein is MPLAAVERPSIGLSLLAAALRGAGIETDVMYANLAFTERAGLDLVTLLGRLRDDRMVGEWLFSRAAFPDFFADDQRYFALIDLSLAEALAGSRERLLDMFEQARARATAFVDEVARRIVDERPRIVGVTSMFAQRCASIALLRRIHELDPRIITMMGGANCEGAMGRAHFKAFPYIDYVVCGEADGLIVNVVSDALRWGRDVEASRLPLGVYGPAHRRSSDQSATSGATPHRPLVHTLDALPTPEYNDYFDAIEASPMRDRIRPGLLAETSRGCWWGEKHHCTFCGLNGTGMTYRVKSAPRVLEELKTLTDRYGLRNLELVDNILAMPFFDTLLPALADVAPPYVLFAETKSNLRRHHLERLAAAGIRWIQPGVESLHDEVLRLMDKGCTGLINVQLMKWAREFGVHLTWFYLYGFPGEREEWYSEVAAWLPRITHLQPPGGMTPVRFDRFSPYHTRSAHYGLDLVPNRAHAFIFPLEPDLMRDFAYFFESAEQVREDAPGDWPPGKKGPGYGLMQQAITHWHERFWHGLPDVLHMADDGSRLSIIDTRAVATARRHTLEGLSREVYLACDQPQTLRTCAATVSASEQDVAAIWSTLDARHLILRQGDRVLSLAVRGELPTLPRRDQFPGGTVHSSAAPGGSAAQEIVRPREREKVSP